A window from Corynebacterium urogenitale encodes these proteins:
- a CDS encoding long-chain fatty-acid--CoA ligase, translated as MKSTMQEIPFSIARILQFGATAHQHTTVETYFARTAEVTTFGEIASRAGALATGLHEVYSIDIGDRVGTFLTNCSEHLEAMLGVASMGAIFHPLNRYLMDDQIIHVINHAEDRVIICDPAYAERLVPMLRHCPTVKAVVLTGADPRSVNAARAMARDHGQNLHIRGYEDLLDGRATDYPWPALPETAPAAICYSTGTEGAPKGVVYSHRSIWLHALYLRTADAFGVRNGQKFLCGVPIYHVLSWGVPIAAFMCGAPLVFTGHSASAAHLAHVITDAMPRVAHGSPAVWTNLLEHYQSHPPKRMSLQEIYSGGQQVPPALIDKWEELYGVDMIHSWGMTETSPIGTVAHPPAGVAGEARARYRYSQGRFPASLEYRVVDNYGNVLANHDRNAGELQVRGNCVTASYYHSPASEEGGPAASFRGQDVEDAPRRFTDDGWLRTGDIATVNEDGFLTVHDRKNDSIRSGGEWIYSAALENYLMERAEVMEAAVVGISNEKWGQRPLAVVRLSKGFEGDKEMAQYLHDAVRDEVPRWMVPEFWTFVKKIPKTSVDKFDKKDLRQSYADGEFEIIKLRGPGEGR; from the coding sequence ATGAAGTCCACCATGCAGGAGATCCCGTTTTCCATCGCGCGGATCCTCCAATTTGGAGCCACCGCACACCAGCACACCACGGTCGAAACTTACTTCGCTAGGACGGCAGAAGTTACGACCTTTGGGGAAATCGCCTCACGCGCCGGAGCACTAGCCACCGGCCTCCATGAGGTCTACTCCATCGATATCGGCGATCGCGTGGGCACTTTCCTCACCAACTGCAGTGAACACCTCGAAGCGATGCTCGGCGTGGCGTCCATGGGAGCCATCTTCCATCCGCTGAACCGCTACCTCATGGACGATCAAATCATCCACGTGATCAATCACGCCGAAGACCGAGTGATCATTTGCGACCCGGCATACGCTGAACGCCTTGTTCCGATGCTGCGCCACTGCCCTACCGTCAAGGCAGTAGTGCTCACCGGAGCGGATCCCCGCTCGGTCAATGCCGCCAGGGCGATGGCCCGAGACCACGGTCAGAACCTGCACATCCGTGGATACGAGGATCTACTGGACGGCCGCGCCACAGACTATCCCTGGCCTGCACTGCCTGAGACCGCGCCAGCGGCAATCTGCTACTCCACGGGCACGGAAGGCGCGCCGAAGGGCGTGGTCTACAGCCATCGTTCAATCTGGCTGCACGCCCTGTACCTCCGCACTGCCGATGCCTTCGGAGTCCGCAACGGCCAAAAATTCCTCTGCGGTGTACCGATCTACCACGTCCTAAGCTGGGGAGTTCCCATCGCCGCCTTCATGTGTGGTGCACCACTGGTGTTCACCGGACACTCGGCCTCGGCAGCGCACCTGGCACACGTTATTACCGATGCTATGCCCCGCGTAGCCCACGGATCCCCCGCCGTATGGACCAATTTATTAGAGCACTACCAAAGCCACCCTCCCAAGCGCATGAGCCTCCAAGAGATCTACTCCGGAGGCCAGCAGGTGCCCCCTGCGCTCATCGATAAGTGGGAGGAACTCTACGGCGTGGACATGATCCACTCGTGGGGAATGACGGAGACATCCCCCATCGGCACCGTGGCGCACCCACCGGCGGGCGTGGCGGGAGAAGCCCGTGCCCGCTATCGCTATTCTCAGGGTCGTTTCCCCGCGAGCTTGGAATACCGCGTCGTGGACAATTACGGCAATGTATTGGCTAACCACGACCGCAATGCAGGTGAGTTGCAGGTGCGGGGCAACTGCGTGACCGCGAGCTATTACCATTCCCCTGCCTCTGAAGAAGGCGGGCCAGCGGCGTCGTTCCGCGGTCAGGACGTTGAGGACGCTCCGAGACGCTTCACTGACGACGGATGGCTACGCACAGGCGATATCGCGACCGTCAACGAGGACGGATTCCTCACCGTGCACGACCGTAAGAATGACTCGATCCGCTCTGGCGGCGAATGGATCTACTCCGCGGCCTTAGAAAACTACCTCATGGAGCGCGCTGAGGTGATGGAAGCCGCAGTCGTGGGCATCAGCAATGAGAAGTGGGGGCAGCGCCCTCTGGCCGTTGTTCGCCTGAGCAAGGGTTTCGAGGGAGATAAGGAGATGGCGCAGTACTTGCATGACGCCGTACGTGATGAAGTGCCGCGCTGGATGGTTCCCGAGTTCTGGACTTTCGTGAAGAAAATCCCGAAGACATCCGTCGATAAGTTCGACAAGAAAGATCTGCGCCAATCCTATGCCGATGGGGAATTCGAGATCATTAAGCTGCGTGGTCCCGGCGAAGGCCGCTAA
- a CDS encoding Rib/alpha-like domain-containing protein, protein MRRRLPALLFGAVVATSAIVIPQSFAQDTVTEVTGTIVGAETPTSEWVDTPTSEWGESEEQTEAQQKDAFEAEYGTVVGDPGDTVRWSPSWLDESSPEGATFEVVGTWPQGFSGQIDHNTGDLWVTAPIGFTDGGTLSVPILIEYDDGTREFSRAYFKINPVIDDVMDADIHEPSLRDLTTPADRGVSTSIQHKDGQFFPVGTAFTLSSAPDPRVSVLVERTTGSLQIIPLEGAAAGNSVPISILVSYPDGSSETVTMKVTLTEPVDGLGGSDEPSARQEPTDTEQSGEATDPVASDKPTVPAEPTETQSPTASSAEPTEPEQSEPTVEPAESSSAAQPEESTKPMAEPEPTDTSQDDPRSPEDLPRGTRPTESEQNDVSDPVRPESERTPTISNADPDAVRLLPSTQAEAEATSGQNGSSPGGGDSAETNETEPSQPREDRGADRRERPRVFDPWQGVILVKFDTLLDLVMTGLPFVVEMIKDGRIRVPESS, encoded by the coding sequence ATGAGGCGGAGGCTGCCAGCGCTGCTGTTCGGTGCTGTCGTGGCGACGAGCGCCATCGTGATTCCGCAGTCCTTTGCGCAGGACACCGTCACAGAGGTTACTGGCACGATCGTTGGCGCTGAAACACCGACGTCGGAATGGGTTGATACACCGACCTCCGAGTGGGGTGAATCGGAAGAGCAGACCGAAGCGCAGCAGAAGGATGCGTTTGAAGCGGAGTACGGAACTGTCGTGGGGGATCCGGGGGATACTGTCCGGTGGAGCCCAAGCTGGTTAGATGAGTCCTCGCCGGAGGGGGCTACGTTTGAGGTCGTGGGCACATGGCCTCAAGGCTTCTCGGGTCAGATTGACCACAACACCGGTGACTTGTGGGTGACAGCTCCGATCGGTTTCACCGATGGTGGAACTCTCAGCGTGCCGATTCTTATTGAATATGATGACGGAACGCGCGAATTCTCCCGCGCCTACTTCAAAATCAATCCCGTGATTGATGATGTCATGGATGCCGACATACACGAGCCGAGCCTTCGCGATCTCACGACGCCGGCTGATCGAGGCGTATCTACGTCCATCCAACATAAGGATGGACAGTTCTTCCCAGTGGGCACGGCCTTCACCCTCTCATCAGCACCTGATCCACGAGTATCTGTGCTGGTGGAACGGACTACCGGCTCCCTCCAGATCATTCCGTTGGAAGGAGCTGCGGCGGGGAATAGCGTGCCTATTTCGATCCTCGTGAGTTACCCTGACGGCTCGTCGGAGACGGTTACCATGAAAGTGACCCTTACCGAACCCGTCGATGGGCTAGGTGGCTCTGATGAACCGTCGGCACGGCAGGAGCCGACTGACACTGAACAGTCGGGTGAGGCTACTGATCCGGTGGCCTCCGATAAGCCGACAGTGCCTGCTGAACCCACCGAGACGCAGAGTCCCACGGCCTCATCTGCTGAGCCCACAGAGCCTGAACAGTCTGAGCCGACAGTCGAACCAGCTGAATCTAGCAGTGCGGCGCAACCTGAGGAATCAACCAAACCCATGGCTGAGCCAGAGCCAACCGATACTTCGCAGGATGATCCGCGCTCACCGGAAGACCTCCCGCGTGGGACACGGCCTACCGAATCCGAGCAAAACGACGTGTCTGACCCGGTGCGCCCAGAGAGCGAGCGCACGCCAACCATTTCTAACGCCGATCCGGATGCTGTTCGCTTGCTCCCGAGTACTCAGGCAGAGGCGGAGGCGACATCGGGCCAGAACGGTAGTTCACCGGGTGGCGGCGACAGCGCCGAGACTAACGAAACTGAACCTTCCCAACCCCGCGAAGATCGCGGTGCGGATAGGAGGGAAAGGCCACGGGTTTTCGATCCTTGGCAGGGGGTCATCCTCGTCAAATTTGATACACTCTTGGATCTCGTGATGACGGGCTTGCCCTTCGTTGTTGAGATGATCAAGGATGGGCGTATTCGCGTCCCGGAAAGCAGCTAG
- the thrB gene encoding homoserine kinase: protein MSVEIPVGKKVQVKVPGSSANLGPGFDTLGLAVGIYDYVEVEVIDSGLEVEVTGEGAGEVPLDERHLVVRALREGLKAADVTVRGLRVSCNNSIPQSRGLGSSAAAAVAGVTAANGLAGFTLDNRKLIQLASTFEGHPDNAAASVLGHAVVSWTNVPVDGRTAPQYFASRINVHEDIRITALVPDFHASTEAVRRVLPTDVSHLDARFNVSRTAVMTVALRDDPSLLWEGTRDRLHQTYRAEVLPITAEWVNRLRNQGYPAFLSGAGPTIMVLSTEAIDDSLLEEAKGRGIRVHELKVAGPVEVTVQ, encoded by the coding sequence ATGAGCGTTGAGATTCCAGTTGGCAAAAAGGTACAGGTCAAGGTTCCTGGATCCTCCGCGAATTTGGGACCGGGGTTCGACACCCTGGGTTTGGCCGTGGGTATTTATGACTACGTCGAGGTAGAGGTCATCGACTCAGGACTCGAGGTCGAGGTCACGGGCGAAGGGGCCGGCGAAGTTCCACTCGATGAGCGCCACCTGGTGGTGCGCGCTCTACGCGAGGGGCTGAAAGCTGCTGATGTGACGGTGCGCGGGCTCCGGGTGAGCTGTAATAACTCGATCCCTCAGTCCCGTGGTTTGGGTTCTTCGGCGGCGGCTGCCGTGGCGGGTGTGACTGCGGCCAACGGTCTGGCGGGTTTTACCTTGGACAATAGAAAGCTGATTCAGCTGGCCTCCACCTTCGAGGGACACCCGGATAACGCCGCCGCGTCTGTCTTGGGGCACGCTGTTGTCTCGTGGACGAATGTGCCGGTTGATGGCCGTACGGCACCGCAATACTTTGCCTCACGGATTAATGTTCATGAGGATATCCGGATCACCGCTCTCGTACCCGATTTTCATGCGTCAACTGAGGCTGTGCGTCGTGTCCTTCCGACCGACGTCAGCCATCTTGATGCGCGCTTTAATGTCTCGCGAACAGCTGTGATGACCGTGGCTTTGCGGGACGACCCTTCCTTGCTGTGGGAAGGTACTCGCGACCGACTGCATCAGACGTACCGGGCGGAGGTTCTACCGATCACAGCAGAGTGGGTCAACCGCCTGAGGAACCAGGGATATCCAGCATTCCTTTCCGGCGCCGGACCGACGATCATGGTACTCTCAACAGAAGCGATTGATGACTCACTTTTGGAAGAGGCGAAGGGTCGTGGCATTAGGGTTCACGAGCTTAAAGTCGCGGGTCCAGTGGAGGTCACGGTTCAGTAG
- a CDS encoding homoserine dehydrogenase, protein MTDNPSYSVRPGKGAGATVGVALLGLGTVGAEVLRLLEVRGDEFAARVGGRLEVRGVAVSDLSRPREGVDRELLTDDALSLVQRDDIDLVIEVIGGIDYPRQVVLAALNAGKSVVTANKALIAAHSAELSEAAENSGVDLFFEAAVAAAIPVVGPLLRSLAGDKVNAVMGIVNGTTNFILDAMYNRGASYDEMLAEATELGYAEADPTADVDGYDAASKAAILASLAFHTRVSSDDVHTEGIRSITTDDIAAAKAANSTIKLLAICERLKDAETGEESVSARVYPALVPVSHPLASVSESYNAIFVEAESAGGLMFYGNGAGGGPTASAVLGDVVAVSRNIVLGGRGPGESTYAALPIADFGSINTRYHVDMEVQDRVGVLAEVANAFSQHDVSIRTVRQEGLHDGARLVVITHMAKEEDLKRTVDTLKELEAVKSIRSVIRMES, encoded by the coding sequence ATGACCGACAACCCGTCTTACTCTGTTCGGCCCGGCAAGGGTGCAGGCGCCACTGTGGGCGTGGCACTTCTTGGTCTCGGCACGGTAGGTGCCGAAGTCCTGCGCCTGCTGGAGGTACGCGGTGACGAGTTCGCTGCGCGTGTGGGTGGTCGTCTGGAGGTGCGCGGCGTGGCCGTGAGTGACCTTTCTCGCCCCCGTGAAGGTGTCGATCGCGAATTGCTCACGGATGACGCACTGAGCCTCGTGCAGCGCGATGATATCGACCTCGTTATCGAGGTGATCGGCGGTATCGATTACCCGCGCCAGGTTGTTTTGGCTGCGCTGAATGCAGGTAAGTCAGTGGTGACGGCCAACAAGGCGCTCATTGCCGCGCACTCTGCAGAGCTGTCTGAGGCCGCTGAAAATTCCGGTGTGGATCTGTTCTTCGAAGCAGCGGTGGCTGCGGCGATTCCTGTTGTTGGTCCACTGCTTCGTTCCCTGGCTGGTGATAAGGTCAACGCCGTCATGGGCATTGTGAACGGCACCACCAACTTCATTCTCGATGCGATGTACAACCGTGGTGCGAGTTACGATGAGATGCTCGCGGAGGCCACAGAACTCGGCTATGCCGAAGCTGACCCAACTGCAGATGTTGACGGTTATGACGCCGCATCCAAGGCTGCCATCTTGGCCTCCCTGGCTTTCCACACCCGAGTCTCCAGCGATGATGTGCACACCGAAGGCATCCGCTCGATCACTACAGACGATATCGCGGCAGCGAAGGCTGCAAACTCCACCATTAAGCTGTTGGCGATCTGTGAGCGGCTCAAGGATGCCGAGACCGGTGAGGAATCTGTTTCCGCACGCGTCTACCCAGCGTTGGTCCCAGTTTCGCATCCTTTGGCGAGCGTGTCGGAGTCCTACAACGCGATCTTCGTGGAGGCTGAGTCCGCTGGCGGTTTGATGTTCTACGGCAATGGTGCCGGTGGTGGACCAACGGCCTCTGCTGTGCTGGGTGACGTGGTGGCAGTGTCCCGCAATATCGTTCTCGGTGGGCGTGGCCCGGGTGAATCGACGTACGCGGCGTTGCCGATCGCGGACTTTGGTTCGATCAACACCCGCTACCACGTGGACATGGAAGTTCAGGACCGTGTGGGTGTACTGGCGGAGGTCGCCAATGCGTTTTCCCAGCACGATGTTTCCATTCGTACCGTTCGCCAGGAAGGCCTCCATGACGGTGCTCGCTTGGTTGTCATCACCCACATGGCGAAGGAGGAGGATCTCAAGCGCACCGTTGACACCCTGAAGGAGCTTGAGGCTGTGAAGTCCATTCGTTCTGTCATCAGGATGGAAAGCTAA
- the lysA gene encoding diaminopimelate decarboxylase, with the protein MDPEVHLPSVPLRQRTQTTEEFNRIPTHVFPAHSVRDEDGAVSIEGVKLTDVAERFGTPAFVLNEVDFRGRCRRLAQAFGGGERVHYASKAFISKTACRWVAEEGLSLDVASEGELRVALAADFPTERITVHGNNKSRAFLTLAVQSGVELIVIDSLQEIAELSQVATELGREQDVLVRVTPGVHVDTHEFIATSHEDQKFGFSLASGAARLAALACVGATGLVFRGLHCHVGSQVFDAAGFVLAAERLLTMWAGLLQELPSEDGKRLNILDLGGGYGIAYMPDQQALDVEHVAANLLEKVAEAAYKVGVPRPIVNVEPGRAIAGPSMVTIYRVGTVKDVETSDRTVRRYISVDGGMSDNIRPALYQAEYDVRIANRELKGELVPSRIVGSHCESGDILINDAPVPDDVRSGDLLVIAATGAYCYSMSSRYNMMMRPPVVTLNEGEAQVMIRRETIDDVLALEA; encoded by the coding sequence ATGGATCCGGAAGTCCACCTGCCCTCAGTTCCACTGCGTCAGCGGACGCAGACAACGGAGGAATTTAATCGCATCCCCACCCACGTATTCCCGGCTCATTCGGTACGGGATGAGGATGGTGCCGTTTCCATCGAGGGTGTCAAGCTGACAGATGTAGCCGAGCGGTTCGGCACGCCAGCATTCGTCCTCAATGAGGTGGACTTTCGCGGTCGCTGCCGCCGTCTGGCTCAGGCCTTTGGCGGAGGGGAGCGCGTTCATTACGCGTCCAAGGCCTTCATCTCCAAGACCGCGTGCCGCTGGGTCGCGGAAGAGGGGCTGTCCCTCGACGTGGCTTCCGAGGGTGAGCTGCGGGTGGCCTTGGCTGCGGACTTCCCGACCGAGCGAATCACCGTCCACGGCAATAACAAATCCAGGGCGTTTCTCACCTTGGCGGTACAGTCCGGCGTGGAGCTGATCGTCATTGATTCTCTCCAAGAGATTGCCGAGCTGTCCCAGGTGGCGACCGAATTGGGTCGCGAACAGGATGTCCTCGTCCGCGTGACCCCTGGCGTGCATGTTGATACGCACGAGTTCATCGCTACCTCTCACGAGGATCAGAAGTTCGGTTTCTCCCTCGCCTCTGGCGCTGCACGCCTAGCCGCCCTGGCGTGCGTCGGCGCCACAGGCCTGGTTTTCCGGGGCTTGCACTGCCACGTAGGGTCCCAGGTTTTCGACGCAGCCGGCTTCGTGCTCGCCGCTGAACGCCTATTGACGATGTGGGCCGGGCTACTCCAGGAACTACCGTCTGAGGACGGCAAGCGATTGAACATCCTTGATCTCGGTGGTGGCTATGGCATTGCCTACATGCCTGACCAGCAGGCTCTTGACGTCGAACATGTAGCGGCGAACTTGCTGGAGAAGGTGGCCGAGGCGGCCTACAAGGTCGGCGTGCCACGCCCGATCGTCAACGTGGAGCCGGGGCGGGCGATCGCGGGCCCGTCGATGGTGACCATTTACCGTGTGGGCACGGTGAAGGACGTGGAGACCTCGGATCGGACCGTGCGCCGGTACATCTCCGTCGACGGTGGCATGTCGGATAACATCCGCCCTGCGCTGTACCAGGCTGAATACGATGTGCGCATTGCTAACCGAGAGCTCAAAGGCGAGTTGGTGCCTTCGCGTATCGTCGGTTCGCACTGCGAGTCGGGCGACATTCTGATTAACGATGCGCCAGTGCCGGACGATGTGCGATCAGGTGATCTGCTGGTCATTGCCGCGACGGGCGCGTACTGCTACTCCATGAGTTCCCGCTACAACATGATGATGCGACCACCTGTTGTTACGCTCAACGAGGGCGAGGCGCAGGTGATGATCCGTCGGGAAACCATCGACGACGTCTTGGCGCTGGAAGCCTAG
- the argS gene encoding arginine--tRNA ligase, whose amino-acid sequence MTPAELSTLITDVARSVLSEQNLDNSVVDKPATVERPRNPEHGDYSTNIAMQLAKRAGTNPRQLGTWLAEALAKHEGIEETDVAGPGFINIRLAAAAQGKIVADILNAGSDFGHGDEFAGKSINLEFVSANPTGPIHLGGTRWAAVGDSLGRVLAARGANVTREYYFNDHGTQIDRFANSLLAAAQGKPTPEDGYGGDYIQDIAQQVTSANPQWGELDEDAARELFRSDGVELMFAHIKRTLAEFGTEFDVYFHEDSLFESGAVDKAIEQLKSNGNLYEADGAWWLRSSNFGDDKDRVVIKSDGNAAYIAGDIAYIVDKINRGHDLCIYMLGADHHGYIARLKAAAAALGYNPNQVEVLIGQMVNLVKDGTAVRMSKRAGTVITLDDLVEAIGVDAARYALIRSSVDSSLDIDMELWSSKTSDNPVFYVQYGHARLSSIARKAQEFGVEATDPDLSLLTHEREGDLIRTLGEFPQVVATAAELREPHRIARFAEELAGTFHRFYDACQILPKGDEPTGADAAPIFRARLALAAATRQTLANALNLVGVTAPERM is encoded by the coding sequence GTGACTCCTGCAGAACTTTCCACTCTCATCACCGATGTCGCCCGCTCTGTTTTGAGCGAGCAGAACCTGGACAACTCCGTCGTCGATAAGCCGGCGACTGTTGAGCGCCCTCGTAACCCGGAGCATGGTGACTATTCCACGAATATCGCCATGCAGTTGGCCAAGCGCGCCGGGACAAACCCTCGTCAGCTCGGCACCTGGCTCGCGGAAGCGCTCGCGAAGCACGAGGGCATTGAAGAGACCGACGTCGCAGGACCAGGCTTCATCAATATCCGGCTCGCTGCAGCCGCTCAGGGCAAGATCGTCGCAGACATTCTTAATGCTGGCTCGGACTTTGGCCACGGCGATGAGTTCGCTGGCAAGAGCATCAACCTGGAGTTCGTTTCGGCCAACCCCACCGGACCTATCCACCTTGGTGGCACCCGCTGGGCTGCTGTTGGTGATTCCCTCGGCCGCGTCCTCGCCGCCCGGGGTGCCAACGTCACCCGCGAGTACTACTTCAATGACCACGGCACGCAGATCGATCGATTTGCCAACTCCCTTCTCGCGGCAGCTCAAGGTAAGCCGACCCCCGAGGACGGCTACGGTGGCGATTACATTCAGGACATCGCCCAGCAGGTGACCTCCGCGAACCCCCAGTGGGGAGAACTCGACGAGGACGCAGCTCGCGAGCTCTTCCGTTCTGACGGCGTGGAGCTGATGTTCGCCCACATCAAGCGCACCCTTGCGGAGTTCGGCACGGAATTCGATGTCTACTTCCACGAAGATTCCTTGTTTGAATCCGGTGCCGTCGACAAAGCCATTGAGCAGCTGAAGTCCAACGGAAACCTCTACGAGGCCGATGGTGCCTGGTGGCTGCGTTCCTCAAACTTTGGCGACGACAAGGACCGAGTGGTGATCAAGTCCGACGGCAACGCGGCCTACATCGCCGGTGATATCGCCTATATCGTCGACAAGATCAACCGCGGGCATGACTTGTGCATCTACATGCTTGGCGCCGATCACCACGGCTACATCGCCCGCCTCAAGGCAGCGGCCGCAGCCCTGGGCTACAACCCGAACCAGGTGGAGGTGCTCATCGGCCAGATGGTGAACCTGGTGAAGGACGGCACCGCTGTCCGCATGTCCAAGCGTGCCGGTACCGTCATCACCCTCGACGACCTCGTCGAGGCCATTGGCGTGGATGCCGCCCGCTACGCGCTTATCCGTTCCTCCGTGGACTCTTCCCTGGACATCGATATGGAGCTGTGGTCCTCCAAGACCTCCGACAACCCTGTCTTCTACGTCCAGTACGGCCACGCCCGTCTGTCCTCCATTGCCCGCAAGGCGCAGGAGTTTGGCGTGGAGGCCACCGATCCGGATCTCTCCCTGCTCACCCACGAGCGCGAGGGTGATTTGATCCGCACTCTCGGAGAGTTCCCCCAAGTCGTCGCTACCGCCGCGGAGCTGCGCGAGCCTCACCGCATTGCTCGCTTCGCCGAGGAGCTTGCCGGCACTTTCCACCGTTTCTACGACGCGTGCCAGATTCTGCCGAAGGGCGACGAACCAACTGGCGCCGATGCAGCACCGATCTTCCGTGCACGTCTGGCACTGGCTGCGGCGACCCGGCAGACCCTCGCTAATGCGCTCAATCTGGTGGGTGTGACCGCCCCAGAGAGGATGTAA
- a CDS encoding thiamine biosynthesis protein, which yields MATRNRRTPALAAVALMSVALLSACSTDSNSIGESSSAAASESVESSPESSAAESAEATAGASEEANEEQSDSEQPGAEGGQVEVTADPADNLTDGDKINVKVSGLDPEKGYYGAICAKDSASRKPVPDCTGQRGDAGAQQWLANKPGATTPVGQDGAVTFELVATSKGQGVDCSKQECVVKIFGDHTEGFEHVAEIPVSFAN from the coding sequence ATGGCGACTCGCAACCGTCGCACTCCGGCACTGGCAGCAGTGGCTCTAATGTCCGTTGCCCTGCTCTCGGCATGCTCTACTGACTCCAACAGCATCGGCGAATCCTCCTCCGCAGCAGCATCCGAATCTGTGGAATCATCCCCAGAGAGCTCCGCGGCAGAAAGCGCCGAGGCTACGGCTGGGGCTTCTGAGGAAGCCAACGAAGAACAGTCCGATTCCGAGCAACCAGGCGCTGAAGGGGGTCAGGTAGAGGTCACGGCCGATCCAGCCGACAACCTCACCGACGGTGACAAGATCAATGTCAAGGTGTCTGGGTTGGATCCGGAAAAGGGTTACTACGGAGCCATCTGTGCGAAGGACAGTGCCTCGAGGAAGCCTGTTCCGGATTGCACGGGGCAGCGTGGAGATGCGGGAGCGCAGCAATGGCTGGCCAATAAGCCGGGCGCTACCACACCGGTGGGCCAGGATGGCGCTGTGACCTTTGAACTCGTTGCCACCAGCAAGGGGCAGGGCGTGGACTGCTCCAAGCAGGAGTGCGTTGTGAAGATCTTCGGTGATCACACTGAGGGCTTCGAGCACGTGGCCGAGATCCCGGTATCCTTCGCAAACTAA
- a CDS encoding heme/hemin ABC transporter substrate-binding protein, with translation MPTLTPGKRTTAASFSLAAALALVLSSCGAPISGSPVDNPSQESMETAGESRGSDDGSRQGNTSQSAHTGPVSAELPPHDPEVLVEEAAVRDSDAHNKRILTLDRAGALSRMVWTLGLGENLVGRDTASDFPGVSHLPQVTPGGHSINAETVLALRPDIVFTDGTIGPSRVIEKLRDAGVKVVSVSEERTPETIGTLVDEMAAALGLQEQAKGVKNRIEEQLREATDDAQSRADGRKMMILYLRGSGVAMIAGPDSGGRSLIKRLGGVDASEKLGITGAFTPLTPEALSAAAPETIIVMRGGLKSVGGVDGLLEVPGVAHTPAGKSRSVLDVPDSQLLSFGTDTPRTITAMAEALYG, from the coding sequence ATGCCCACCCTTACCCCCGGAAAGCGGACTACCGCCGCCAGCTTCTCCCTCGCAGCAGCACTGGCTCTTGTCCTGAGCAGTTGCGGAGCGCCTATCTCAGGATCCCCGGTGGATAACCCGTCCCAGGAATCAATGGAGACAGCTGGGGAATCACGTGGATCAGATGATGGTTCCCGGCAAGGTAACACTTCGCAGTCTGCACACACCGGCCCGGTGTCCGCCGAGCTACCTCCGCATGACCCCGAGGTTCTCGTGGAAGAAGCCGCTGTTCGGGATTCAGACGCGCACAACAAGCGAATCCTCACATTGGATCGGGCGGGAGCCCTCTCCCGCATGGTGTGGACCTTAGGGTTAGGAGAAAACCTCGTGGGAAGGGACACTGCATCAGATTTTCCAGGTGTCTCTCACCTCCCCCAAGTCACCCCCGGTGGCCACTCAATTAACGCCGAAACCGTTCTCGCGCTTCGCCCGGACATCGTCTTCACTGACGGCACAATCGGCCCTAGCCGAGTAATCGAAAAGCTGCGCGACGCAGGAGTGAAAGTCGTCTCTGTGAGTGAGGAACGCACTCCGGAGACCATTGGCACCCTCGTCGATGAGATGGCGGCTGCCCTTGGGCTACAAGAGCAGGCGAAGGGCGTCAAGAACCGCATCGAAGAGCAACTTCGTGAAGCTACTGATGACGCACAATCTCGGGCCGATGGCCGAAAAATGATGATTCTGTACCTGCGTGGAAGCGGCGTGGCAATGATCGCCGGCCCAGATTCCGGTGGACGCAGCCTCATAAAACGACTCGGCGGAGTTGATGCCAGTGAGAAGCTCGGCATCACCGGAGCTTTTACCCCACTCACACCAGAAGCTCTGAGCGCTGCCGCGCCGGAGACAATCATCGTCATGCGCGGAGGCCTGAAATCAGTGGGTGGCGTCGATGGCCTACTGGAGGTACCCGGGGTTGCCCACACCCCAGCTGGAAAGAGCCGATCGGTGCTCGATGTGCCCGATTCGCAACTACTTTCCTTCGGTACCGACACTCCGCGCACGATCACGGCGATGGCGGAGGCACTGTATGGCTAA